In Mus caroli chromosome 16, CAROLI_EIJ_v1.1, whole genome shotgun sequence, the sequence aggcaacatttaaaaaaataagttttcctttatttaatttattttaagttatatttttaaaaattaaataattaattaaaacttttaaataaaatgcattgacgtcatttctccatccccctttctccctctaatCCCTGTCATGTAGCTGCCTTGATTTGTCTTAAAATCATgaccatgttttctttaattgttattacatacagaagcctctctctctctttctctccttctctctctctctctctctctctctctctctctctctctctctcNCNcacacacacacacacacacacacacacacacacacacaactatataaatataaccttctCAATTCACTTAGTGTTAATTGTACTTCTATGTGCTCAGAGCTGAACACTTGGTGTTAGATAATCAATTAGGGGGTTTCATCCTTGGGGAAGACCATCTCTACTGATCTCTGCCTTGGTTGCCTTTAGTTCTTTGCCTAATGGTAGTATGCCTTGATATTCTCCCCTTTAGTATCAGCATGCCTATTGGTAGTGTACTTCTTTAGGTCTTCTTTAGGCAgccatttcttttttgaaaagcACACCCattgtttttaagtttaatttagGTGTGCAGCATTTGGTTGATAGTTTGAGATCAATTTCAAGCGTTTATTTGCTTTGGGGTTATCTTTTCTGAGAACCTTTCTTGGCTTCCTCGGCATCGTGAGTTAATGGTCATGGTGGGGTTTCCCCTGacctttatatctttttattttctcctttatctcCTCCTATACTGTGAATACCAAGAAAGGAGAGATCGTTTGCACGATGAAGAACACAAGTGTGGCCTAAGAACATCTGATCGAAGTCTGagagtggaaagagaaactaCAGCCGTGTCTACTGTGTGACTACTCTGTATGTACGTCAAGGTATGATCAAATAACTCTGCTAGCCTTCCTGCTGGTGATAAAGGAATCCTGGAACAGAGGAGGTGGCTTTCCTGTTCCATGACATTGATATGCCaggttatttttttcctctttgctcccTGTCCCATAACATTGAGATGTTGGGTTGTTTTCTTcactctttgtttcttgtttccttCTAAACAAATGTCTTTCCAAGCAATAGAAGTGTGTTTCAAATTCAGTTCAGTGGTATCTACTGAACATTACTTTGTGCAAGAGAGCTCTCTGTAGGTGATAGAAAGCCTGGGTTCTCTGGTATGTCTGGAACAGAACATTTCTATGAATATGGGCCCAGCCAGCTAGTGGCCTTTCCTTTTGTATCCACTTCTACTTTCATTAGATAACCACatctgtcttagtgagggttctGTTGCTGGAAAGAGACATGACtgtggcaactcttatagagaaaatcatttcattggagctggcttacagtttcagaggtttaatacATTATGGTCATGGCAAGAAGCTGGGggtaggcaggcagacatggtgctggagaaggagctgagagttctacatctggatctgcaggcagcagtaAGATACcgagacacttcctccaacaatgccacacctactccaaaatgGCTATACCTCCTGACAGTGCCACTCCCTACGAGCTTATGAGGATCATAGTCTCTCAAATCACCACAACCCCCCTCCTACCCTCATTTTTCTTAAGCAATCCACGTaaaccttcccttccctcctgttcAATTACTGTGCAATCAAAACCAGAGAGTTCCCTGTCACAAAGTCTCCAAGCTAGCATTTACAACATTTACTCTTGATTGAAGTCTGGAAGGTGCACACTTggaggcaggcaaatctttgtgagttcaaggccagtctggtctatgtatgagttccaggatacctgGGGCTAtgtaaggagaccctgtctcaaaagaccaaccACAAAATCAAACAACCCCTCTAAATTAATCCATGTATAGTTTTCCCTCTGGCTGAGTACACACATCACCCAGCCTCAGTATCTCCTCTGGATCTGCCCACCCCTATACAAGTCTTTCTTGGGTTGCAGGAAAATGGACTGGTCTAAATGGGAAACTGTCCAAACTAGAAATTCAGATCCTCATAAGCCACAAATCGTTCTAGGTCTCCCCATAAAGGGGTAGATGTGAACTTGTTCTTTAAATTGCTCTTCCTAAACGCCCACATCCCAGACATCCCCGAAGAGCTTTTCTGACGACCCAGTTAGGGTTTAGATAGCAAGATGGAAAACTGAGCAAGCAGGAGAAATCCCAGTTGGCCCCTGATTGGGGCAGACCCTGAAAGGTCTGCTCCTGGTCGTGTGTTTAGTGCGCCACCTACTGACATGGTGTCGAGATTAGAAGGCGAGCCTGAGATCCCAGAAGAGAAAGGCAGCTCAGGGTTGCGGTTGGTGGCTTCCCCTCTGGACACCCACGGCCAGCTTGCTGTTATAACTGTATCTCAACTTTACTCCCTCACGGAGCACGGGTGTCCAGTACTGTTTATATCGTTTGGGAGGGTTCATGAAATACATGAGAATTCGGGAAATAGGATGAGATTTTTAAGCAACTACCGAGAAAGGCGAAAGGTAAGCTACACAATTGTTTTAGAAAGCAGAGCGCTAAGAGGATAACTTTGCTCTGGTTGAACAAATCAACGAGAGGTTCTTTATGAAATCTTTATGAAAACGGGAAACACAAAGAAACTgagagtatatttttaaaaaaaggaacagtGTGggcagaaaatggaaaatgaaggcAGGCAACCCCACTGCAGGATACCATGTCTGAACTTCAGCACCACCCCACTTAATTATTTGTGTGATAACAAGAAATGTATTGAAACATTCCAGGCCTCTGTCAAGCTATAAATTGAGGAGGGGAGTCATCCTATTACCTCTCAGGTCTGTTAAATAACAGAATTTACTAAAGTGCCAAGCTCTTGAAAATACTTAGTAAACTGGTATCTGTTATCAttagcaggggggtggggggaggggtgcagaagaaaatagcaacaacaaataaAAGGAGAAGGGTCAGTGAAGGTAGTGTGGAACATAtcggaaaataatgaaaataacacaGAGACTCAATTATCCAGCACCAGGAACTGGTGAACTTTACAGTTTGAATGAAATGGGATTTGGGGCGTCCTTCCTGCTTGGTATCCTGTGCACTCTGAACAATGACGTAAGAGTGCTACATCCAACCCCACCTACAGGAATTTCCTCATCTCTGTGCTCAGAGTTTTCTTTATGTGCAGGGAAGACACCTGTAACTGGGAGGGATGGAGCTGATTGCCGGATGGATGCAACTAGGGATGAGGTTTTCACCCATCCAGAGGAGCTGTTTGTATGGCTTAGTTCACCGGCTTTTGGTGGACCCTGGGCTACCACTGTTGTCAACAGCTAATATTAATTTGGAGAGGTTGGGAGAAATGTCCACGGGACCTGAGAtatcttcccttctcccttaaAGCTGAGTCCTCATGACAGACCCAGAAGGTGAGTGGGAAAGCTGCAACAGTCTCTCCTCTAGAGCCTTATATGACtatctctttgtgtgtttgcatgtttgtgtgggtgtgtgtcctATGTGCATCTGTtcatattcacatgtgtgcacacattgcAGGGAGTGGAATTAAGATGCTGATGTCAGTTATATTCCTCAgccactctctaccttatttatttaatgtgtatgaaagCCTttccttcgtgtgtgtgtgtgtgtgtgtgtgtgtgtgtgtgtgtgtgctcgcgtgctcgtgcacacacacacacacacacacaatgcctggTGACTGCAGAAGTCAGAAAGGTCCATATTGCCTGGAACTGTAgctgcagatgattgtgagccaccatgtggtgctggaaatcaaacccaagtcttctTCAAGAGCAACTGATGCTCTTAACCAGAGAGTCTGACTAGCGcctccaccttacttttttgaGAAAGGGGCTCCCATTGAGCCTAGAGCTGGTCATATCAGCTAGAAAGGCTGAGGAGTGAGTTCCagtgacccacctgcctctgctccttttcCCTCAGTGCCAGAGTTACAGCCTCAGTGCCCAGTTTTCCTGTAAATGcgggggatctgaattcaggctCTCATACTGCGAGAAGCAAAGACTTTACCAGCTGaggcatcttcccagccctgcatACAACTACTTCTagggactgagagagagagagagagagagagagagagagagagagagagagctcaccaTCTCTAGAGAAGCTGGGAGCCAGAATGCCCATTCCCTGATGTAATGTCCAACTGcagtctcaggagacagcagccTTTGCCTGCATTGCTAACCTTTTACCAGCTTCGCCCCCATCCCAGGGAGAAATAAGGACCAAGAACACAGTAACTTGAGCCCCAATTAGcataatataaaaacaacttAGTCATGTTTTCCATGGGCTTTTCCAACCCAGAACTCAAAGCATAAAGCAGgcagaaagagataaaaaaaaatatacacgTGGAACTATAAATAGATGCATACAGTCTCGAAATGCAATGCCAGTATCTGTGGCCCAAATGAGCAGCTGTCTCTAGGGAACCCAGTCAGATGGAGCAACCTGAGGACTTTCCCCTTCTCAAACTGTTGCGTGAGAATCCACAGGAGGGGGGAGGTTCCGCCCCATGGCTTGGTATGGAAGGGGTTAAGTCCTCAGTCATCCTATTCTGAGGTGATTTACGATGATGTGTAGAGTTTCAAAACTTTTCCCAGCCCAAGCACAACCCTCTTCTCCCTCGCCAGGTTCACGGACTCTCCATGTACTGAGAGGGCAAGGAGGTGTGTTTTGCTGATCTGTTAAATTCTTAGTGAAGTTTTCTTGATTTCCAGTGACTGCTGTTGTTTGAGTTTGGTTTGGAGCAAACCTGAAGTAGCCCTGACATTTCTGGGATGGAATCCAGATGAGGAAAAAatagaaggagaaggggggggaagggagaagagaaggtggggagaAATAAAGGGAGGAGAGacggaagggaagggggaaattgTCCCTTTCACATCCAGGCTTCTCTGTTTTCCCTCAGCCTGGAAAACATATTAATCCTCGTGTTTTTTTTACGCTCGGAAACAAAGGGACTCGGCCAGACTTCGGGAGGGGAAGGGTGATAAGAAGTTCTGGGAAAACTCCtcagaagggaagagcaagattCAGAAATCACTAGGATTTCACTTTCAGGAAGATCCCTGTGGCAGCCAAGGACCGGCACACACAGACCCAGGAGAAACTGCAGACAAATGGAGATACAAACGGTCCCAAGGACAGCAGCGTTCACCTCCTCCCACTGGACCAGAAGGTAAAAGACACAGCCAGCAAAAGGAATCGGCCCAGGCTGGGCTCCCTGGGGCTGCTTTGCAGACCAAGAGCTGCAGCTCACGCTATACAAGGAGACAGAGGGCAGGAAGGAACCGATCTCACCTAGGAAACTGTCCTGGGGACCAACCTTCCCGTTTCTCTGGAAAGCCTCTGCAAGCATCTCCATGAACCACTGTGTAAGTGTGCCAACCTTGCTCTCtggtgtttgtttccttgttgcTTGTTTGAAGACATGAAGTGTGAATGCACATTCACACTTAGAATTCATAATTAGCATGCTCAGTTTACACGGTCTCTGGTGCATCTGGGCACAGCTGAGGCAGAGCAGGCATGCCTCATGCCTGCCGCCTGTGAAGCAGGGCTGGATTTCCTGCTTAATGACTGACTCTGCTAAGCACTGACAATCGCAGCAGCTTAAGAGAAGCCCTCTCTCGGTTTGCCCTCCTCTGCTtgccctcctttttcttctttaactatCTCCTGCCCTTTCTTTTTGGCCAAGATAGAGAAAGAGATCATGCCCAGCTCTGTTTGCAattaatgacttttttcttttctttttctcccttctcattttatgttattttcatttttgtattataCCCCCTCTGCGTCCCCAAGTGGATAATACAATGATGTGGAAAATGGGACCCCACTTCACCACGCTCTTGGCCATGTGGCTGGTGTGTGGCTCAGCAtctcattctcctgccttggATAGCGACGGCCACGCTGGACGGAAAGTACCTTTGGTTTCTCCAATGAGCAGTAGGTCAGCTCGGTATCTGAGGCACACCGGGATGTCTGGTGGAGTTGAGAAATCCACCCAGGAAGGACCAAATCCTCAGTCTTTCCAAAGGAGGAAGAGTGTACCAGTGTTGAGATTAGCTCACCCGACCATGAGACCACCCCCCTTAGGTATCAATGGAGTCCCAGTCAGACCTGAGGTGAGACCCATAGCTAGGAGCTCCGCGCGTGAGATGGTCCGAGATGAGGGGTCTTCTGCTCGGACAAGAATGTTACGATTCCCCTCTGGATCTAGCTCTCCCAATATCCTGGCCAGCTTTGCAGGAAAGAACAGGGTATGGGTCATCTCAGCCCCTCACGCCTCAGAGGGCTACTACCGCCTCATGATGAGCCTCCTGAAGGACGACGTGTATTGTGAGCTGGCAGAAAGGCACATCCAACAGATTGTGCTCTTCCACCAGGCAGGCGAGGAAGGGGGCAAGGTACGGAGGATCACCAATGAAGGGCAGATCCTGGAGCAGCCTCTGGACCCCAATCTCATCCCAAAGCTGATGAGCTTCTTGAAACTGGAGAAGGGCAAGTTTAGCATGGTGCTGTTAAAAAAGACTCTGCAGGTGGAGGAGCGCTACCCTTACCCGGTCAGGCTGGAAGCCATGTATGAGGTCATTGATCAAGGTCCCATCCGCAGGATTGAAAAAATCAGGCAGAAGGGTTTTGTCCAAAAGTGTAAGGCCTCGGGCATAGAGGGCCATGTAGTCCAGGAAGGAAACGACGGCGGTGGAGGAGCAGGAGGTACAGGCCTGGGCGGTGATAAGAGGAAAGAGGACCCAAGGAGAACACAAGTCCATCCCACCAGAGAGACTCCGAGAAAGCAGGCCACCAGCAAGGCAGCCACTCCTCAGCCTCCCCCAACTCCGCGGGCCACcacccttcctcctgctccagtCACGACAGCCACTCGGGCAACATCTCGGATAGTGACAATAGCCGCAAGACCTACAACCACCACTGCCTATCCAGCTACCCATAGGCCCTGGACATCCCGGTTGCATCCCTTCTCAGTCTCCCACAGGCCCCCTGCAACAGCAGAGGTGACCACTGCCAGGGGCCCCTCCGTCTCAGAGCAGCTATACCCTCTACCTCGGAAGGAGCAACAGAGAGAGAAGCCACAGGCTACCAGGAGGCCCAGCAAAGCCACCAACTATGGAAGCTTCACagccaccccacctcccaccctctgGGAGGTCAGCACAAGAGTTGTGGGCACAAGCCGTTTCCGGGACAACCGGACAGACAAACGGGAACATGGCCATCAGGACCCAAATGTGGTGCCAGGTCCTCACAAGCCAGTAAAGGGGAAGCTGCCCAAAAAGAAGGACAGAATTCTCAGCAACGAATATGAAGCCAAGTACGACCTCAGCCGGCCCACCTCCTCTCAGGGGGAGGAGGAGCGACAGGTGGATAGCGTTCCCTCGCAGAATGCCAAGGAGTCGAAAAAGCTTGAAAAGCTCGAGAAAcctgagaaggagaagaagaaaaaagggaagagtgCAAAACAAGACAAGTTACTCAAGAGTGAAAAGCAAGCGAAGAAAGCTGAGAAAAAGAGCAAACAGGAGAAAGACAAGAGTAAGAAGAAAAAGGCAGGTAAGACAGAGCAGGATGACAATCAGAAGCCCACCGTAAAACATCTCGCTCCAAGTCCCAAGAAGTCAGTCGCCGACCTGTTGGGGTCTTTCGAAGGCAAACGAAGACTCCTCGTAAGTAACCTGTTTGGCATTTTCCTCTGTGTGCTGAGGTGGGGACGTTGACGTGTTTGTTGTGTATGTGAAATCACTTCTTGGACGACGGACTGAGGCAGGTTTGGAGGCAGggtatggtggttcatgcctttgatactagctcttgggaggcagaggtagatggatttctgggagttcaaggtcagttcaaggtcagtctggtcccCATAGTGAGTTGGTGGTTGTGAAACTCAGAGACACTTTAAAGCACGTGGGCAGATATCTTTTCTCTAGGAAGGCTGCCTCCTCCATTACTGTCCCAGTTATTAGAAAGAGCAGACAGAATCTCAGGATGACATTGGATTGAGTTACTGGCTCTGGTTTCTAGTCCTCAGAGGTTTGTATGAGTTTGGAGTCAGCTGTCAGTTTCTTCTGAGCCTGTGTTGGAAAACGGGCATGTGTGCCCAGGTTGGGGAAAGGAGATACTCAACCCTGGGTTCTGTTTTGCCTGGTGTTGTGAGTACCACTAATGGTGAGTGTGTACATTCATCTCAGGAACCTTCTCTTTGGGCATTCCTTGCCACTGTCTATGAAACAGTAAAAGGATCTAGATAAATAGAGAAGGGGGGTTAGACTGGAATAAGCCAATCCTAAATGGAAGGTCTTTCTTCATCAAAGAAAGAACCACAGATTCTCCTGTTTATGACCCTGTCTGCATGTACCCAGAACTCCAAGATTTCTACCCTAACCTTGGCTTCTTAACACCATGATATTTACCCAGGATGCCAAGGAAAGGTTTAATATGGTACTcaaaatacataacaaaagatCAGCAAGTTCATATTGGGTGAGGCTTTTCTTAGATATTGGTTGAAGGAGCCATGTCAGGCCAATGGGATCACACCCATTCTTCTGAACACAGGAGCTGACTCTTGACCTGCATCCATCTTGCAAGCCAGACAGGCACTCTTCTCTAGGGTGTTTCTCAAAAGACTTTTGGATTAATGATCGAGTAGAGAGAGACTCTGATGATTATATACCTTCAGTGgcttcaaaaaattttaaatgcacatttgaaatgttaaccAGGGCAGATGCTTTTGTGGAATTTGTTCTGGGTGGAACATGTCctggattttcttttaatttccatCAATGATGATATTAGAGATTAGAACAAAACCTAAGCttactctatgtgtgtgtgtgagagagagagagagacagagagacagagagagagacagagagagagagaagaaagggaagagacccCCTTTCTGTAGGTTGTTGGTATTTCAAATCAGATATTTTCTAAGTGATTGTACAAATTTAGGTTATCATATAATAGGCTATTTGTTAATGTCACCGACAGCCACTTGTATATACCCAGAATCCATAAACCGAAATGCAAATGTTCCAGTTAGTGACATAAGAATCACTGATTTCAAAGTAGCACTCTAGCAGGTTCCTGAATGTTTGTCTGTGATCCATGGAGCCAATCTGCTCTCTTGGGGGCGTGGGAAAGCATTAACACTTGGGCTGTTTTGCTCTCTGAGTACCTGGGACTTTGCCCAGCCCACTCACTAAAGCACCCTCTCACCCAATTCTGTCCATTTGGCCTACAATGCAGGCAGAGTGTTTCTCATAGCTAGGTTTTTAAACAGAAACAAGTAATGAAGGGTAAAATGTCAGAATTGTAATTGTGCACTCGCCTGACAAACACCCTCTTTGCCCTAAACAGCTAAATCAAAAGAAAGGGGTTTCCATACTCCACCCCTGATGTTAGTTGTGCCTTCGATTTCTTTTGCCTGTTCCCTGTTCTCTCTGTTACAGATCGGAATGCCCAGCTGGGGCTTCTCTGCTTTTAACAGAGATCCCTGGCCATAAATCGTTATCAAATAAAACTCAAAGGACAGCTTCTGATGATGTCATAGGAGGTAAAACAGAAACCGGCTGGGACTGCCTCTGCCTACGTTGGCTCTTTGGAGCTAGCCAGAGAATCAGGTTTTGTTATTAGAAAGAAAATCCCAGCAGGATAAGGTTCAGTCTGTCAGGCCTGTATGTGACCAGCTGATCATATCACTGGTGTGTTTTCTGAAGCGCTAATGATGTACAAGGGAAGAATGGAGTAGAAAGGAGAGATGGAACTACTGAGATATCAAAACCATGGCTCTGATGCATGAATCCCTTCCAACTCGCTTTTTCCATCCAATTCTGCTGACATTATTCAGGAAGTGTAGTGAGTCAATTAGCATTCATTAAGGCTTAACAGTTTCAGAGCTGTTAAAGAATGGCGGAGAACATTTACTTCTAGCCTCAGCTTAACCAGGTGTGCTCAATTTATGAGTGGGGTTGCATTCCCAGAAATGGTGTGCGCTTTCCTCCTCATACCTCCAGCTTTTTAGTAACTGGATCCCTGACTCAAATTTATCGTAAAACCCCTGGTGCTTTGAATTCAACCATACAATGCTTTAGATGCAAAAACATCCCATAGCTGCTAGTTAACCAATTACTTAGGGAAACCAGAGCAGCAACTGTCTAAGTCGTGGTTAAGCAAATGGCTTCTTCAAAGCCTCCAAGTGTATTGCAGACAGATCCAGGTGTCCCACTTTTAGGCCAGAGCTCAATCCTTTAATCCACCTGCACTTGAGTTTGTTAAAAAAGAGCAGATTCTACAATTGAGACCTCTGTTGAAGCTGCATGGTTTAGTTCGTTCAATTCCTACAAGGAATGATTGATAACACTCTTTCCCAGATGAGCAAAACAGAAATTTAGATTGCTTGAGATGTTCACCCAAGGCATGTAGCTTTTATGTAATGAAGACCTTGTATCTTTTCAACTTCAAACTCAATCCACACTCCAACCTCACTTCCATTAGGTATCAGCCTCTCGAGGCATACACcacaaagaaaatgggaaattgGAGAATAAAACTACTTGTTAATAAATATGAACATTTGAAGCTTTATTCTGGGGTTAGTGAAGTGGCTTGGCAGGTAAAAGGGCCTGGTACCAAGCtgaacaacctgagttcaacctccaAGCTGCACATGATGGAGAGAACCAATCTCCAatagttgtcttctggcctccatgtgcatcgCACACCCACAGCCCCCGcatacaataattaataatatacatttttttaaataatatacatttttaaaactccattttGAACTTTTGAGTTTCTGAGACTCATGAAGAAACAGTCGAATTTTGTAAGAAGTGCAAATGTGGAGAGGTACTGTCTTTTCTACACGAGCTTTCTAGACTCTGACTTCTCAGGCAGTTGGTGAAGAACGGTTGACTGAATTCCCTTTCCTATCCCTTCCGACTGCTTGCTGTTCATCTGGGGTTGCCTACAGAGAGGGTGGACGGCTGTTTATCACTAAAACGTGACACACTTTTTGGAGGACAGCTAACAGACATCATTTGGTGGCTCCGAGATCCCCTACTTGTCAGCTCACAGGGAGCTTCAATATGCTGAACTACATGGATTCAGGCTCCCCTCTTAGCTTTCTTTGGCAATGAAATCTCCCATAATCCAAATgggttaatattttctttctttcttttttcttccttcctgcctttccttctttctttctttctttctttctttctttctttctttctttctttcttttttctctccttctttctttctttttggagacagggtttctctgtgtagccctggctgtcctggaactcactttgtaaacgaggctggcctcaaactcagaaatccgcctgcctctgcctccagagtgctgggattaaaggcatgtgccaccacgcccagcttaataTTTTCAACACTACTTCAGAGACTTAGGTATTAAGATGGCAATTTGCTTACGTGGTTTAGGTTTTGTGAAGGATTTAAGGTTCTGTTTTGTAAGGCAGAAAGTTAGTGTATGGATAATTGGAGACTTAATTTTTTCCAAAACTTTCCCAGTATCTTCTGGTTCCTGTTTGCCCCCCTTACTTATGCAGCCAGGCTTCATCCTCCTCTGAGACTCACTGGCCCAACACATCATTGAAATAGAAACACAAATAAGATCTTGCACACTTAAAGTCATGACCCATACCCTGAGTTACCACCGTCAAGCTGGCCAGAGGCCATAAGATAGGACCATTCACAGGGGAGTGCTGTGGAGCTCTTTCTAGGAAGAGGAAACTGGAAACAGTTTCCCTTTTTAGCACAGTTGGAAATGCTGCCAAGGTAGAAAGTGGATGTGACAGAGATGTCAACACACAAGGAAAGGCTCTGACATGTCACGTGATCATCTGCTCCCCTTTCTCTGTGCAAACTCCATCCATCAGCAGATTAAGTGTAAGGAGAAGGTTTTCCCATCTGGCTTATGGGCTCTGCCTAGATAGTCATAGACAGGGGTCCTCGTGTTTCAGagtttctcctgcctctggtATGGATGGACTGATCTCTGTAGCTTGAGGAATGTGAACCAGCTAGTGTGGATCACAAGATAGGGGCAGAGTCTGAGATCTCAGTGTCTTAAGGAACatgatgtcatatatatatatatatatatatatatatatatatatatatatatgatacaaaaATCCCATGTGAACTGTGAAGGTTTCTAGAACTGAAATGAAAAGCAGTGAGGGTTTGAGCTATGGTGGTAGTGAGAGTGTAAGAGGCTGGAGGACGTGGACAAACACAGGCAGGAGGAGACAGGGTGAACTAGTCAAAGACAACAAATGTGCTTGGATGTGTAGCCTGTGCGAGTatctatgtgcatgtttgtgtagtTTGTGTAGTTTGTTGTTCCATGGCAAGGCTGACAGGCCACATGATATCCAGGGGTTGAGCTGAGACAAAATGCCAGGCCTCCCACTTTGACGGTGGGCATCACCTTTTCCTCTGTGCTACTCTAcctaaagttgcttttatttcatGATTGAGATTGGTCTGATAATAAGAGAAcctaaatcagagagagagagagagagagagagagagagagagagagagagagcctgcaaaggccagaagccAGGAGGTGGTTGTGCAATGTGAGCATCACCTCCTTGGtgagttaaaacattcctgggcaAAGCTCTAGATAAGCCAGGAAGGATTTGATTTCTCT encodes:
- the Ccdc80 gene encoding coiled-coil domain-containing protein 80 isoform X1; the protein is MMWKMGPHFTTLLAMWLVCGSASHSPALDSDGHAGRKVPLVSPMSSRSARYLRHTGMSGGVEKSTQEGPNPQSFQRRKSVPVLRLAHPTMRPPPLGINGVPVRPEVRPIARSSAREMVRDEGSSARTRMLRFPSGSSSPNILASFAGKNRVWVISAPHASEGYYRLMMSLLKDDVYCELAERHIQQIVLFHQAGEEGGKVRRITNEGQILEQPLDPNLIPKLMSFLKLEKGKFSMVLLKKTLQVEERYPYPVRLEAMYEVIDQGPIRRIEKIRQKGFVQKCKASGIEGHVVQEGNDGGGGAGGTGLGGDKRKEDPRRTQVHPTRETPRKQATSKAATPQPPPTPRATTLPPAPVTTATRATSRIVTIAARPTTTTAYPATHRPWTSRLHPFSVSHRPPATAEVTTARGPSVSEQLYPLPRKEQQREKPQATRRPSKATNYGSFTATPPPTLWEVSTRVVGTSRFRDNRTDKREHGHQDPNVVPGPHKPVKGKLPKKKDRILSNEYEAKYDLSRPTSSQGEEERQVDSVPSQNAKESKKLEKLEKPEKEKKKKGKSAKQDKLLKSEKQAKKAEKKSKQEKDKSKKKKAGKTEQDDNQKPTVKHLAPSPKKSVADLLGSFEGKRRLLLITTPKAENNMYVQQRDEYLESFCKMATRRISVVTIFGPVNNSSMKIDHFQLDNEKPMRVVDDDDLVDQHLISELRKEYGMTYNDFFMVLTDVDLRVKQYYEVPIAMKSVFDLIDTFQSRIKDMEKQKKEGIACKEDKRQSLENFLSRFRWRRRLLVISAPNDEDWAYSQQLSALNGQACNFGLRHITILKLLGVGEEVGGVLELFPINGSATVEREDVPAHLVKDIRNYFQVSPEYFSMLLVGKDGNVKSWYPSPMWSMVIVYDLIDSMQLRRQEMAIQQSLGMRCPEDEYAGYGYHSYHQGYQDGYQDDYRHHESYHHGYPY